The proteins below are encoded in one region of Elgaria multicarinata webbii isolate HBS135686 ecotype San Diego chromosome 20, rElgMul1.1.pri, whole genome shotgun sequence:
- the LOC134411525 gene encoding solute carrier family 2, facilitated glucose transporter member 1 isoform X2, translated as MDSGGKMTARLMLAVGGAVLGSLQFGYNTGVINAPQKVIEEFYNETWYSRYGEYISRGTLTTLWSLSVSIFSVGGMIGAFSVGLFVNRFGRRNSMLMSNSLAFLASVLMGFSKMANSFEMLIMGRFVIGVYSGLTTGFVPMYVGEVSPTALRGALGTLHQLGIVVGILIAQVFGMDLIMGSEHLWPLLLGFIFVPALAQCILLPFAPESPRFLLINRNEENKAKSVLKKLRGTTDVSSDLQEMKEESRQMMQEKKVTIPELFRSPMYRQPILIAVILQLSQQLSGINAVFYYSTSIFEKSGVQQPVYATIGSGVVNTAFTVVSLFVVERAGRRTLHLVGLAGMAGCAVLMTIALALLDRLPWMSYISIIAIFGFVAFFEIGPGPIPWFIVAELFSQGPRPAAFAVAGLSNWTSNFIVGMGFQYIEELCGAYVFIIFMALLILFFIFTYFKVPETKGRTFDEIASGFRQGGAGQGENKTPDEFHSLGADSQV; from the exons GTGATAGAGGAATTTTACAATGAAACGTGGTACAGCCGTTACGGGGAGTACATCAGCCGCGGCACCCTCACCACGTTGTGGTCCCTCTCTGTGTCCATCTTCTCGGTCGGCGGGATGATTGGAGCATTCTCTGTCGGGCTGTTCGTCAACCGGTTTGGGCG GCGGAACTCCATGCTGATGTCCAACAGCCTGGCCTTCCTCGCCTCCGTGCTCATGGGTTTCTCGAAGATGGCCAACTCCTTTGAGATGCTCATCATGGGCCGCTTCGTCATTGGGGTGTATTCCGGCCTCACCACGGGATTCGTGCCCATGTACGTGGGCGAGGTGTCCCCCACGGCCCTGCGGGGGGCTCTGGGGACGCTCCACCAGCTCGGAATCGTCGTGGGAATCCTCATCGCCCAG GTGTTCGGCATGGACTTGATCATGGGGAGCGAGCACCTGTGGCCGCTGCTGCTGGGCTTCATCTTCGTCCCTGCCTTGGCCCAATGCATCCTGCTGCCCTTTGCCCCGGAGAGCCCTCGCTTCCTCCTCATTAACCGCAACGAGGAGAACAAAGCCAAGAGCG TTCTAAAGAAGCTCCGGGGGACGACCGACGTCAGCAGCGACCTCCAGGAGATGAAGGAGGAAAGCCGGCAAATGATGCAGGAGAAGAAAGTGACCATCCCGGAGCTTTTCCGCTCGCCCATGTACCGCCAACCGATCCTCATTGCCGTCATCTTGCAGCTCTCCCAGCAGCTCTCGGGGATCAACGCG GTTTTCTACTATTCAACGAGCATCTTTGAAAAATCCGGGGTGCAGCAGCCCGTCTACGCTACCATTGGGTCCGGGGTTGTAAACACGGCGTTCACGGTCGTCTCG ctGTTTGTGGTGGAGCGGGCCGGGCGGCGGACCCTCCACCTCGTCGGCCTGGCGGGGATGGCGGGCTGTGCAGTGCTGATGACCATCGCCTTGGCGCTTCTG GATCGGCTGCCTTGGATGTCCTATATCAGCATCATCGCCATCTTCGGCTTCGTGGCCTTCTTTGAGATCGGCCCGGGCCCCATTCCGTGGTTCATTGTGGCGGAGCTGTTCAGCCAAGGCCCACGTCCCGCCGCCTTCGCGGTCGCTGGGCTCTCGAACTGGACTTCCAACTTCATTGTGGGGATGGGCTTCCAATACATTGAG GAGCTCTGCGGCGCCTATGTCTTCATCATCTTCATGGCGCTGCTGATTCTCTTCTTCATCTTCACCTACTTCAAAGTGCCCGAGACCAAGGGCCGAACCTTTGACGAGATCGCCTCTGGGTTCCGCCAAGGGGGCGCCGGGCAGGGCGAAAACAAGACGCCGGATGAATTCCACAGCTTGGGCGCCGACTCCCAAGTCTAA
- the LOC134411525 gene encoding solute carrier family 2, facilitated glucose transporter member 1 isoform X1: MDSGGKQMTARLMLAVGGAVLGSLQFGYNTGVINAPQKVIEEFYNETWYSRYGEYISRGTLTTLWSLSVSIFSVGGMIGAFSVGLFVNRFGRRNSMLMSNSLAFLASVLMGFSKMANSFEMLIMGRFVIGVYSGLTTGFVPMYVGEVSPTALRGALGTLHQLGIVVGILIAQVFGMDLIMGSEHLWPLLLGFIFVPALAQCILLPFAPESPRFLLINRNEENKAKSVLKKLRGTTDVSSDLQEMKEESRQMMQEKKVTIPELFRSPMYRQPILIAVILQLSQQLSGINAVFYYSTSIFEKSGVQQPVYATIGSGVVNTAFTVVSLFVVERAGRRTLHLVGLAGMAGCAVLMTIALALLDRLPWMSYISIIAIFGFVAFFEIGPGPIPWFIVAELFSQGPRPAAFAVAGLSNWTSNFIVGMGFQYIEELCGAYVFIIFMALLILFFIFTYFKVPETKGRTFDEIASGFRQGGAGQGENKTPDEFHSLGADSQV, translated from the exons GTGATAGAGGAATTTTACAATGAAACGTGGTACAGCCGTTACGGGGAGTACATCAGCCGCGGCACCCTCACCACGTTGTGGTCCCTCTCTGTGTCCATCTTCTCGGTCGGCGGGATGATTGGAGCATTCTCTGTCGGGCTGTTCGTCAACCGGTTTGGGCG GCGGAACTCCATGCTGATGTCCAACAGCCTGGCCTTCCTCGCCTCCGTGCTCATGGGTTTCTCGAAGATGGCCAACTCCTTTGAGATGCTCATCATGGGCCGCTTCGTCATTGGGGTGTATTCCGGCCTCACCACGGGATTCGTGCCCATGTACGTGGGCGAGGTGTCCCCCACGGCCCTGCGGGGGGCTCTGGGGACGCTCCACCAGCTCGGAATCGTCGTGGGAATCCTCATCGCCCAG GTGTTCGGCATGGACTTGATCATGGGGAGCGAGCACCTGTGGCCGCTGCTGCTGGGCTTCATCTTCGTCCCTGCCTTGGCCCAATGCATCCTGCTGCCCTTTGCCCCGGAGAGCCCTCGCTTCCTCCTCATTAACCGCAACGAGGAGAACAAAGCCAAGAGCG TTCTAAAGAAGCTCCGGGGGACGACCGACGTCAGCAGCGACCTCCAGGAGATGAAGGAGGAAAGCCGGCAAATGATGCAGGAGAAGAAAGTGACCATCCCGGAGCTTTTCCGCTCGCCCATGTACCGCCAACCGATCCTCATTGCCGTCATCTTGCAGCTCTCCCAGCAGCTCTCGGGGATCAACGCG GTTTTCTACTATTCAACGAGCATCTTTGAAAAATCCGGGGTGCAGCAGCCCGTCTACGCTACCATTGGGTCCGGGGTTGTAAACACGGCGTTCACGGTCGTCTCG ctGTTTGTGGTGGAGCGGGCCGGGCGGCGGACCCTCCACCTCGTCGGCCTGGCGGGGATGGCGGGCTGTGCAGTGCTGATGACCATCGCCTTGGCGCTTCTG GATCGGCTGCCTTGGATGTCCTATATCAGCATCATCGCCATCTTCGGCTTCGTGGCCTTCTTTGAGATCGGCCCGGGCCCCATTCCGTGGTTCATTGTGGCGGAGCTGTTCAGCCAAGGCCCACGTCCCGCCGCCTTCGCGGTCGCTGGGCTCTCGAACTGGACTTCCAACTTCATTGTGGGGATGGGCTTCCAATACATTGAG GAGCTCTGCGGCGCCTATGTCTTCATCATCTTCATGGCGCTGCTGATTCTCTTCTTCATCTTCACCTACTTCAAAGTGCCCGAGACCAAGGGCCGAACCTTTGACGAGATCGCCTCTGGGTTCCGCCAAGGGGGCGCCGGGCAGGGCGAAAACAAGACGCCGGATGAATTCCACAGCTTGGGCGCCGACTCCCAAGTCTAA
- the LOC134411525 gene encoding solute carrier family 2, facilitated glucose transporter member 1 isoform X3, protein MLQMTARLMLAVGGAVLGSLQFGYNTGVINAPQKVIEEFYNETWYSRYGEYISRGTLTTLWSLSVSIFSVGGMIGAFSVGLFVNRFGRRNSMLMSNSLAFLASVLMGFSKMANSFEMLIMGRFVIGVYSGLTTGFVPMYVGEVSPTALRGALGTLHQLGIVVGILIAQVFGMDLIMGSEHLWPLLLGFIFVPALAQCILLPFAPESPRFLLINRNEENKAKSVLKKLRGTTDVSSDLQEMKEESRQMMQEKKVTIPELFRSPMYRQPILIAVILQLSQQLSGINAVFYYSTSIFEKSGVQQPVYATIGSGVVNTAFTVVSLFVVERAGRRTLHLVGLAGMAGCAVLMTIALALLDRLPWMSYISIIAIFGFVAFFEIGPGPIPWFIVAELFSQGPRPAAFAVAGLSNWTSNFIVGMGFQYIEELCGAYVFIIFMALLILFFIFTYFKVPETKGRTFDEIASGFRQGGAGQGENKTPDEFHSLGADSQV, encoded by the exons GTGATAGAGGAATTTTACAATGAAACGTGGTACAGCCGTTACGGGGAGTACATCAGCCGCGGCACCCTCACCACGTTGTGGTCCCTCTCTGTGTCCATCTTCTCGGTCGGCGGGATGATTGGAGCATTCTCTGTCGGGCTGTTCGTCAACCGGTTTGGGCG GCGGAACTCCATGCTGATGTCCAACAGCCTGGCCTTCCTCGCCTCCGTGCTCATGGGTTTCTCGAAGATGGCCAACTCCTTTGAGATGCTCATCATGGGCCGCTTCGTCATTGGGGTGTATTCCGGCCTCACCACGGGATTCGTGCCCATGTACGTGGGCGAGGTGTCCCCCACGGCCCTGCGGGGGGCTCTGGGGACGCTCCACCAGCTCGGAATCGTCGTGGGAATCCTCATCGCCCAG GTGTTCGGCATGGACTTGATCATGGGGAGCGAGCACCTGTGGCCGCTGCTGCTGGGCTTCATCTTCGTCCCTGCCTTGGCCCAATGCATCCTGCTGCCCTTTGCCCCGGAGAGCCCTCGCTTCCTCCTCATTAACCGCAACGAGGAGAACAAAGCCAAGAGCG TTCTAAAGAAGCTCCGGGGGACGACCGACGTCAGCAGCGACCTCCAGGAGATGAAGGAGGAAAGCCGGCAAATGATGCAGGAGAAGAAAGTGACCATCCCGGAGCTTTTCCGCTCGCCCATGTACCGCCAACCGATCCTCATTGCCGTCATCTTGCAGCTCTCCCAGCAGCTCTCGGGGATCAACGCG GTTTTCTACTATTCAACGAGCATCTTTGAAAAATCCGGGGTGCAGCAGCCCGTCTACGCTACCATTGGGTCCGGGGTTGTAAACACGGCGTTCACGGTCGTCTCG ctGTTTGTGGTGGAGCGGGCCGGGCGGCGGACCCTCCACCTCGTCGGCCTGGCGGGGATGGCGGGCTGTGCAGTGCTGATGACCATCGCCTTGGCGCTTCTG GATCGGCTGCCTTGGATGTCCTATATCAGCATCATCGCCATCTTCGGCTTCGTGGCCTTCTTTGAGATCGGCCCGGGCCCCATTCCGTGGTTCATTGTGGCGGAGCTGTTCAGCCAAGGCCCACGTCCCGCCGCCTTCGCGGTCGCTGGGCTCTCGAACTGGACTTCCAACTTCATTGTGGGGATGGGCTTCCAATACATTGAG GAGCTCTGCGGCGCCTATGTCTTCATCATCTTCATGGCGCTGCTGATTCTCTTCTTCATCTTCACCTACTTCAAAGTGCCCGAGACCAAGGGCCGAACCTTTGACGAGATCGCCTCTGGGTTCCGCCAAGGGGGCGCCGGGCAGGGCGAAAACAAGACGCCGGATGAATTCCACAGCTTGGGCGCCGACTCCCAAGTCTAA